From Desulfobacterales bacterium, the proteins below share one genomic window:
- a CDS encoding response regulator, with product MGDQVIESGKAGMKKVLVVDNHPLMLKFMSNLLEKHGYEVLTASDGISAIEVMQTAAIDIFFIDLVMPNISGEKLCRIIRSMPGFKDAFLVVMSAIAAEEKLHVEDCQADMVIAKSPFDKMSSHVLRIIKDLEQGRAAELRGKVLGSDEIYEREITKELLASKKHYEITLDHISEGFLELIGNNRIVYANQAVIAILGVSEEELLSTDFITLFSPEDHHRIAECLEMTGGPQQHAALDEPAMVNNKLVEMKFVRVKDDGQDSIVVILSDVTHQKHLEAQLQRAQKMEAVGTLAGGVAHDLNNILSGIVSYPDLLLMQVAEDSDLRGPILTMQESGKKAVTIVQDLLTLARRGVAEIEPVNLNEIIEQYLKSPECHKLRSYHPQVAIRCRLGEDLFNIMGSPVHLSKTVMNLISNAAEAIEHEGSITVETHNCYVDRPINGYETVAEGDYICLRISDSGSGMSSTDLEHIFEPFYTKKKMGRSGTGLGMAVVWGAVRDHHGYIDIKSQTGAGTTVTLYFPATRNIRNAEKVLPIDDYMGNGESVLVIDDVKEQREITSSMLAALGYTVETVSSGEAAVKFLGQQSADLIVLDMIMDPGMDGLDTYRKIIESRAEQKTLIVSGYSETERILEVQKLGAGAFLKKPFTLDKLGQAVKNELKEFNQPPAAAD from the coding sequence TTGGGCGATCAGGTGATAGAATCCGGAAAGGCGGGCATGAAGAAAGTTCTGGTGGTGGATAATCATCCGCTGATGTTGAAATTCATGTCCAATTTACTCGAAAAACATGGATATGAAGTGCTGACCGCCTCAGACGGGATTTCCGCGATTGAGGTGATGCAGACCGCGGCCATTGATATCTTTTTTATTGATCTGGTCATGCCCAATATCAGCGGTGAGAAGCTGTGCCGGATCATCCGCAGTATGCCCGGATTCAAGGATGCCTTCCTGGTGGTCATGTCCGCCATTGCCGCCGAGGAAAAGCTCCATGTAGAGGATTGCCAGGCGGATATGGTAATCGCCAAGAGCCCGTTTGATAAAATGTCGTCCCATGTGCTGCGGATTATAAAAGATCTTGAACAGGGGCGCGCCGCCGAGTTAAGGGGCAAGGTTCTGGGGTCTGACGAGATTTATGAGCGTGAGATTACCAAAGAACTCCTGGCCTCCAAAAAGCACTACGAGATTACCCTGGATCATATTTCCGAGGGCTTTCTGGAGCTGATCGGGAACAACCGCATCGTTTACGCCAATCAGGCGGTCATTGCCATACTTGGGGTGTCCGAGGAAGAGCTGCTTTCAACTGATTTCATAACGCTTTTTAGTCCGGAAGATCATCACCGCATTGCCGAATGTTTGGAGATGACCGGCGGACCGCAGCAGCATGCGGCACTTGATGAGCCGGCGATGGTCAATAATAAGCTGGTTGAAATGAAATTCGTGCGGGTCAAAGATGATGGCCAGGATTCCATTGTGGTGATTCTATCTGATGTCACCCATCAGAAGCATCTTGAGGCCCAGCTCCAGCGCGCACAGAAAATGGAGGCCGTGGGCACACTGGCCGGCGGGGTGGCCCATGATTTAAACAACATTTTGTCCGGTATTGTTAGTTATCCGGATCTTCTGTTGATGCAGGTTGCCGAGGACAGCGATTTGCGCGGCCCCATCCTGACCATGCAGGAGTCCGGCAAAAAGGCGGTCACCATCGTTCAGGATCTCTTAACCCTGGCCAGAAGAGGAGTGGCGGAGATTGAGCCGGTTAACCTAAACGAGATCATCGAACAATACCTGAAAAGTCCGGAATGCCATAAGCTCCGCTCCTATCATCCGCAGGTTGCTATCCGCTGCCGTCTGGGTGAAGATCTTTTCAATATAATGGGCTCGCCCGTGCATCTGTCAAAAACGGTCATGAACCTGATTTCCAATGCCGCCGAAGCCATCGAACATGAGGGTTCGATTACGGTGGAAACCCATAACTGCTATGTGGACAGACCCATTAACGGCTATGAAACCGTTGCAGAGGGGGACTACATTTGTCTCAGGATTTCGGATAGCGGCTCCGGTATGTCGTCAACGGATCTGGAGCATATATTCGAACCCTTCTACACCAAGAAAAAAATGGGCAGAAGCGGCACCGGCCTGGGGATGGCCGTGGTGTGGGGCGCGGTCCGGGATCACCACGGCTATATTGATATCAAGAGCCAAACCGGGGCCGGGACCACCGTCACGCTCTATTTCCCGGCCACCCGGAATATTCGGAATGCGGAGAAGGTACTGCCCATTGATGATTACATGGGAAACGGGGAGTCGGTGCTGGTGATCGATGATGTCAAGGAGCAGCGGGAGATCACCTCCAGCATGCTGGCGGCCCTGGGCTACACCGTGGAGACGGTATCCAGCGGCGAGGCGGCGGTGAAATTTCTGGGACAGCAGTCCGCGGACCTGATTGTGCTGGACATGATCATGGATCCGGGCATGGACGGGCTTGACACATACAGAAAAATTATTGAGAGCCGGGCGGAACAAAAGACCCTTATCGTGAGCGGCTATTCAGAGACCGAGCGGATTCTCGAAGTCCAGAAGCTGGGCGCCGGCGCCTTTTTGAAAAAACCGTTTACTTTGGATAAGCTCGGCCAGGCGGTTAAAAACGAGCTAAAGGAATTTAATCAGCCGCCCGCAGCCGCCGATTGA
- a CDS encoding M1 family metallopeptidase: MTQDSPFSPLGYQIEIEPDLSRKDFTGTVQIHLHADQPSQMIELNLLDIAVRRCALIRSDTLVDCPFTVNPADETLRIELPEPMHGDISLKIDYHGEINQSMAGFYQSHYTADGQKIPIAVTQFQESDARRAFPCMDHPVHKARFTVSLIVDAHLTAISNTPIDDQTTLENGKTKITFQQTPQMSTYLLFFGVGDFTHRPGAIDERVRIVWLPGMADVTEYGLQFGEKALQYCESSFGIPYPLPKMDLIAVPDFAFGAMENWGAITFRENLLLYDPEITSAEAEERICEVIAHEIVHQWFGNLVTPSDWQYLWLNESFATYFGFGVVDHYHPDWQIWDEFLASQTAPAMARDGLTDTSAIEISGGSHVVINSSTAPIIYSKGGSVLRQVEGYLGSEAFRNGLNHYLSQHAYDCAASQDLWMALETVSGQPISEMMRAWVSTPGHPLVIASRSNGRLWLQQQQFTYMNKASDAVWPIPLLIRVFEADGTSRVVTQMMDTREMHLDISPDAAAYKINDRQTGFYRTAYDDPQNFEALCRLIRRKQIPAIDRWGIENDVYAMVKARQYGVDQYLNFISEFYAEDTPLVLSSVFSHLFELFLLLQGPAQEKAAGQARQWIAETIQRLGLVPGDQEPHGRLRLRSKALQMGAFLDIPEVITAGSAHFERLLDGEKLDPDIRRAVMQTGARASGDKAYEWFTRQLASVSSEQERINILIAMGCFKESEQIHKALAYIMEKTPARNKFIPVTQMAGNPNAIPLLWEWYTKSCPALKNIHPLIHERIIGAIIPACGMDRPDAVKAFFDSAFDTSDPAAPVIRMAFEKLEINRRLRAAD; encoded by the coding sequence ATGACACAAGACAGCCCCTTTTCGCCGCTTGGCTATCAAATTGAAATCGAACCCGACCTTTCGCGCAAGGATTTTACCGGCACCGTTCAGATCCATCTGCATGCGGACCAACCTTCGCAGATGATCGAACTGAACCTCCTGGACATCGCGGTCCGCCGCTGCGCCCTGATCCGATCCGATACGCTGGTTGACTGCCCGTTCACGGTCAATCCGGCGGATGAAACCCTCCGGATCGAGCTGCCAGAGCCTATGCACGGGGATATATCGCTTAAAATCGACTATCACGGCGAGATCAATCAGTCCATGGCCGGATTTTATCAAAGCCATTACACGGCGGACGGCCAGAAAATCCCCATTGCCGTCACCCAGTTCCAGGAGAGTGATGCGCGCCGGGCGTTTCCCTGCATGGACCATCCGGTCCACAAAGCTCGCTTTACGGTCAGCCTGATTGTCGATGCCCACTTGACCGCAATTTCCAATACGCCCATTGACGATCAAACCACCCTGGAAAACGGCAAAACAAAAATCACCTTTCAGCAGACCCCGCAGATGTCCACATACCTGCTCTTTTTCGGGGTCGGCGATTTTACGCATCGACCCGGCGCGATTGACGAGCGGGTTCGAATCGTCTGGCTGCCCGGAATGGCGGATGTGACGGAATACGGTCTGCAATTCGGGGAAAAGGCGCTTCAGTACTGTGAATCCTCTTTCGGCATCCCCTATCCCCTCCCCAAAATGGATCTCATCGCGGTACCGGATTTTGCCTTCGGCGCCATGGAAAACTGGGGCGCCATCACGTTCAGGGAAAATCTCCTCCTCTATGATCCGGAAATTACCAGTGCCGAGGCGGAAGAACGGATATGCGAGGTAATTGCCCATGAAATCGTACACCAATGGTTCGGCAACCTGGTCACGCCTTCGGACTGGCAGTACCTTTGGTTAAACGAGTCCTTTGCCACCTATTTCGGATTTGGCGTGGTGGACCATTATCATCCGGACTGGCAGATATGGGATGAATTTTTGGCGAGCCAAACCGCGCCGGCCATGGCCCGCGACGGCCTGACCGACACCTCAGCCATTGAAATCTCAGGCGGCAGCCATGTGGTAATAAACAGCAGCACCGCCCCCATCATTTACAGCAAAGGCGGAAGCGTGCTGCGACAGGTGGAAGGCTACCTGGGCAGCGAAGCCTTCCGGAACGGCCTCAACCATTACCTCAGCCAGCATGCCTACGACTGCGCGGCCAGCCAGGATCTCTGGATGGCGCTTGAAACGGTATCCGGCCAGCCCATATCAGAGATGATGCGCGCCTGGGTGTCCACCCCGGGCCACCCGCTGGTCATTGCCAGCCGCTCCAATGGCCGGCTGTGGCTTCAGCAGCAACAATTCACCTATATGAATAAAGCCTCGGATGCGGTGTGGCCGATTCCGCTCCTGATCCGGGTATTTGAAGCGGACGGCACCTCGCGCGTTGTGACGCAAATGATGGACACCCGGGAGATGCACCTTGATATCAGTCCCGATGCGGCAGCCTACAAGATCAATGACCGGCAGACCGGGTTTTACCGCACCGCCTATGACGATCCCCAGAATTTCGAGGCATTATGCCGTCTGATCCGCCGAAAACAGATCCCGGCAATTGACCGCTGGGGCATTGAAAACGATGTGTATGCCATGGTCAAGGCCCGGCAGTACGGAGTTGATCAATATCTTAACTTTATATCCGAGTTTTATGCGGAGGATACCCCCCTGGTACTCTCATCCGTGTTCAGCCATTTGTTTGAACTCTTTCTTTTGCTTCAAGGGCCGGCTCAGGAAAAAGCAGCCGGACAGGCCCGCCAATGGATTGCTGAGACCATCCAGCGCCTTGGCCTGGTGCCCGGGGATCAGGAACCGCACGGGCGGCTGCGGCTGCGCAGTAAGGCCTTGCAGATGGGAGCGTTTCTGGACATACCGGAGGTTATCACCGCCGGGTCGGCGCATTTCGAGCGTTTGTTAGATGGCGAAAAACTGGATCCGGATATCCGCCGGGCGGTTATGCAGACAGGTGCCCGGGCATCCGGGGACAAAGCCTATGAATGGTTTACCCGGCAGCTGGCCTCAGTTAGCAGCGAACAGGAACGAATCAACATTTTGATCGCCATGGGCTGCTTCAAAGAAAGCGAACAGATCCATAAGGCGCTGGCCTACATCATGGAAAAAACCCCGGCGCGCAACAAGTTCATCCCGGTGACCCAGATGGCCGGAAACCCGAATGCCATTCCCTTGCTCTGGGAGTGGTACACTAAAAGCTGCCCGGCGCTTAAAAACATTCATCCCTTGATCCATGAACGGATCATCGGGGCGATTATTCCGGCATGCGGTATGGATCGCCCGGATGCGGTGAAAGCATTTTTTGACAGCGCGTTTGACACTTCTGATCCGGCCGCACCGGTAATTCGAATGGCGTTTGAAAAACTTGAGATCAATCGGCGGCTGCGGGCGGCTGATTAA
- a CDS encoding DMT family transporter — protein MTRQQKAYLYAFAAVLIWSTVASAFKLSLRHLTTLQLLLWADVVSIICLFGVLFFQGKIYLLRRYRARSLMQAAGLGFLNPFLYYTVLFAAYDLLPAQEAQPLNYTWAITLSLLSIPLLKQRIGVRELLAIFISYFGVVVISIHGDLKALEFSNGLGVALALGSTVIWALYWIYNTRDENDPAAGLFLNFVFGFPFILIACLIFSDPFPDTLHGFIGAAYVGVFEMGITFVFWLNALKLTRSTARVSTLIFFSPFLSLVFIRIFVGELIRLSTVIGLIFIIAGSVLQQTGKLQVED, from the coding sequence ATGACCCGACAGCAAAAAGCCTATCTATACGCCTTTGCCGCAGTGCTTATCTGGTCTACTGTGGCATCGGCATTTAAATTATCCCTGCGGCACCTCACCACCCTTCAGCTTCTGCTTTGGGCGGACGTGGTCTCCATTATCTGCCTTTTCGGGGTGCTTTTTTTTCAGGGTAAAATTTACCTGCTCCGCCGCTATCGCGCCAGATCCCTGATGCAGGCGGCCGGGCTCGGATTTTTGAATCCGTTTCTCTATTACACGGTATTGTTCGCTGCCTATGATCTGCTGCCCGCCCAGGAAGCCCAGCCGCTCAATTATACATGGGCCATTACCTTAAGCCTTCTGTCCATTCCGCTTTTAAAGCAGCGCATCGGTGTTCGGGAGCTGCTGGCTATTTTTATAAGCTACTTCGGCGTGGTGGTGATCTCGATCCACGGCGACTTAAAGGCCCTTGAATTCTCAAACGGCCTCGGGGTCGCCCTGGCACTCGGCAGTACGGTGATATGGGCCCTTTACTGGATATATAACACCCGGGATGAGAACGATCCCGCGGCCGGGCTATTCTTAAATTTCGTGTTCGGCTTTCCATTTATCCTGATTGCCTGCCTGATTTTTTCCGATCCGTTTCCCGATACCCTGCACGGGTTTATCGGGGCCGCTTATGTGGGCGTGTTTGAGATGGGGATCACGTTCGTGTTCTGGCTGAATGCCTTGAAACTAACCCGCAGCACAGCCCGGGTGAGTACCCTGATTTTTTTCTCCCCGTTTTTGTCGCTGGTCTTTATAAGGATTTTCGTGGGTGAGCTTATCCGGCTTTCAACCGTTATCGGGCTTATTTTTATCATTGCCGGCAGTGTGCTGCAGCAGACCGGGAAGTTGCAGGTCGAGGATTAG
- a CDS encoding branched-chain amino acid ABC transporter substrate-binding protein: MKKLLSILIAVSFLFAAPALAKDTLKIGLMCPLTGSWASEGQDMKQILELLADQVNNDGGLLGKDVEIVIGDDGGDPRTAALAAQRLATQDVAGVIGTYGSSITEASQNIYASAKIIQIANGSTAIRLTEKGLKYFFRTCPRDDEQGRVAVETIMDQGYKKVAILHDNTTYAKGLADEAEGRLDDEDAEVVFFDALTPGEQDYNTILSKIKATKPDVVFFTGYYPEAGMLLRQKMEMGWDVPFIGGDANNNPDLVKIAGKKAAQGFYFLSPPVPQDLPTKEAQEFLDAYKKRYNATPGSIWAVLAGDGFRVLVKAIEETESTDSDKIADYLHNELKAFSGLTGTISFNDKGDRVGDVYRVYKVDAEGNFVLQE, from the coding sequence ATGAAAAAGCTATTGTCAATTCTTATAGCGGTGAGTTTCTTGTTCGCTGCACCAGCACTGGCGAAAGACACGCTTAAAATCGGTTTGATGTGCCCGCTCACCGGTTCATGGGCCAGTGAGGGCCAGGACATGAAGCAGATCCTTGAGCTGCTGGCGGATCAGGTCAACAACGACGGCGGGCTTTTAGGCAAGGACGTGGAAATTGTCATCGGCGATGACGGCGGTGATCCGCGAACCGCGGCCCTGGCCGCCCAGCGTTTGGCCACACAGGACGTGGCGGGGGTGATCGGCACCTATGGATCATCGATTACCGAAGCCTCTCAGAATATTTACGCTTCCGCCAAAATCATCCAGATTGCCAATGGCTCAACAGCCATCCGGCTGACCGAAAAGGGGCTCAAGTATTTTTTCCGCACCTGCCCGCGCGATGATGAGCAGGGGCGTGTGGCTGTTGAGACCATCATGGATCAAGGGTATAAAAAAGTGGCTATCCTGCATGACAATACGACATACGCCAAAGGGCTGGCGGATGAAGCGGAGGGCAGGCTAGACGACGAGGACGCCGAAGTGGTGTTCTTTGATGCGCTGACCCCGGGCGAGCAGGATTATAATACGATTCTATCCAAGATAAAGGCCACAAAACCGGATGTGGTATTCTTTACCGGCTATTATCCCGAGGCCGGCATGCTGCTTCGCCAGAAAATGGAGATGGGCTGGGACGTACCCTTTATCGGCGGTGATGCCAACAACAACCCGGATCTGGTCAAAATCGCCGGCAAAAAAGCCGCCCAGGGCTTTTATTTCCTCTCTCCACCGGTTCCCCAGGACCTGCCGACCAAGGAAGCCCAGGAATTTCTGGATGCCTATAAAAAGCGGTATAACGCAACCCCCGGCTCCATCTGGGCGGTTCTTGCCGGTGACGGATTCCGCGTGCTGGTAAAAGCCATTGAGGAAACCGAATCCACGGATTCCGATAAAATCGCCGATTATCTGCATAACGAGCTGAAAGCGTTCTCGGGGCTGACCGGAACGATCTCTTTTAATGACAAAGGCGACCGGGTGGGCGATGTCTACCGGGTGTATAAAGTGGATGCAGAGGGCAATTTCGTTCTGCAGGAGTAA
- a CDS encoding branched-chain amino acid ABC transporter permease: MELFFTQLTNGLAVGGIYALIALGYTMVYGVLKLINFAHGDLFTIGAYLGLTLLTSLSLTDHLGPVAGVLLLSVMAMGLVGVIGILLDRAAYKPLRTSPRLSAVVSALGASIVFSNTVMLVYGPNPKVYPHGILTSQAIHIFGLSIPVMRVIILASCIILMVALYTFIQKTKIGTAIRAAAIDQDAARLMGINVDRVIMLVFFIGPALGGAAGVMVGLYYGQINFTMGWIYGLKAFTAAILGGIGNIPGAMVGGLLLGVIEALGAAYISMAWKDAIAFGVLILILIVRPTGLLGERVAEKI; this comes from the coding sequence ATGGAATTATTTTTTACCCAATTGACCAACGGGCTGGCGGTGGGCGGGATTTATGCCCTGATTGCCCTGGGCTATACCATGGTCTACGGTGTGTTAAAGCTCATTAACTTTGCCCACGGCGATTTGTTTACCATCGGCGCATATCTTGGGCTGACCCTTTTGACTTCGCTTTCCCTGACCGATCATCTGGGGCCGGTCGCGGGCGTGCTGCTTTTATCCGTGATGGCCATGGGGCTGGTTGGAGTGATCGGAATCCTGCTTGATCGGGCGGCGTATAAGCCGCTTCGCACCTCGCCGCGGCTTTCGGCCGTGGTTTCGGCGCTTGGCGCATCCATTGTGTTTTCCAACACGGTTATGCTGGTTTACGGCCCCAATCCCAAGGTTTATCCGCATGGCATTCTGACCTCCCAGGCCATCCACATTTTCGGCCTTTCCATACCGGTGATGCGGGTTATCATTCTTGCCAGCTGTATTATCCTCATGGTGGCGCTGTACACGTTTATCCAGAAGACAAAAATCGGCACGGCCATCCGGGCGGCGGCCATTGACCAGGATGCGGCCCGGCTGATGGGAATCAATGTGGACCGCGTGATCATGCTGGTGTTTTTCATCGGCCCGGCATTGGGCGGGGCGGCCGGCGTGATGGTGGGGCTTTATTACGGTCAGATAAATTTCACCATGGGCTGGATTTACGGACTCAAGGCATTTACTGCTGCGATTTTAGGCGGGATCGGCAACATCCCCGGCGCCATGGTGGGCGGCCTGCTCCTTGGCGTGATCGAGGCCCTGGGCGCGGCCTATATCTCCATGGCCTGGAAGGATGCGATTGCCTTCGGCGTGTTAATACTGATTCTGATTGTTCGACCCACCGGATTGCTGGGCGAACGGGTGGCGGAAAAAATATGA
- a CDS encoding branched-chain amino acid ABC transporter permease: MTDARTKIRKTVYTLVVVFWIFAPLYLNNYWTDVLNNVAIYAVLGLSLNIILGYGGMFHMGHAAFYAIGAYTTAIINTTYGIPVLWLMPLAGIMAGLFALVVAKPIIHLRGDYLLIVTIGMVEIVRIALINNVFGITGGANGIFGISSPSIFGYSINGIVHTGQFFYLVTGFLAVTILLFYLLEHSRFGRALKYLCSDEIAAEGSGINTAGYKLAAFVLGAFWAGMTGTLYASKITFISPESFSFWESVVMFMIVILGGSGSIPGVLLGAILIIGLPEIFQGLQQYRLLIFGLALVAMMVFRPQGILPPKPHEYPVESLDESEVSL; this comes from the coding sequence ATGACTGATGCCAGGACAAAGATTCGAAAAACGGTTTATACCCTGGTGGTGGTGTTCTGGATATTCGCGCCGCTGTATCTGAACAACTACTGGACCGATGTGCTAAACAACGTGGCCATATATGCGGTTCTGGGCCTGTCCTTAAATATCATTCTGGGCTACGGGGGCATGTTTCATATGGGGCATGCCGCGTTTTACGCCATCGGCGCCTACACCACTGCCATTATCAACACCACCTACGGCATTCCCGTGCTCTGGCTGATGCCGCTGGCCGGGATCATGGCGGGTCTTTTCGCTCTGGTGGTGGCAAAGCCCATTATCCACCTGCGGGGGGATTACCTTCTGATTGTCACCATCGGAATGGTGGAGATCGTGCGGATTGCGCTGATTAACAATGTATTCGGCATAACCGGCGGCGCCAACGGTATTTTCGGGATATCGAGCCCCAGTATTTTCGGGTATTCCATCAACGGGATCGTGCATACGGGCCAGTTTTTTTATCTCGTCACCGGGTTTCTGGCGGTCACCATTCTGCTTTTTTATCTGCTGGAGCACTCCCGGTTCGGCCGGGCGCTGAAATATTTGTGCTCCGATGAAATCGCTGCGGAGGGCAGCGGGATCAACACGGCCGGATACAAGCTGGCCGCTTTTGTGCTGGGTGCGTTCTGGGCGGGCATGACCGGCACCCTGTATGCCTCAAAAATCACCTTTATCTCACCGGAATCCTTTTCCTTCTGGGAGTCTGTGGTAATGTTCATGATCGTGATTCTGGGCGGCTCCGGCAGCATCCCGGGCGTGCTTCTGGGCGCAATCCTGATTATCGGTCTGCCTGAGATATTCCAGGGGCTTCAGCAGTACCGGTTATTGATTTTCGGGCTGGCTCTGGTGGCCATGATGGTTTTTCGGCCGCAAGGGATTCTGCCGCCAAAGCCGCACGAGTATCCGGTGGAATCGCTTGACGAAAGCGAGGTGTCCCTATGA
- a CDS encoding ABC transporter ATP-binding protein, with the protein MNLLSVNNATKRFGGLVAVDKVSFDIPEGSVFGMIGPNGAGKTTVFNLITGNYKLDGGSIVFEDQDITNRVTHKIVKLGIARTFQTIRLFANMSVMENVLSGYHCRIKSGALAAMFRMPWQYQEERRAMGKAFAELKFVGLAEQARNLARNLSYGNQRLLEIARALASNPRLLILDEPAGGMNEQETARLVDLIFRIRDRGITVLLIEHDMSLVMKACEYLVVLEYGKKIAEGVPEAVKQDPLVIEAYLGSEDENDDL; encoded by the coding sequence ATGAACCTGCTAAGCGTCAACAATGCCACCAAGCGATTCGGCGGGCTTGTGGCCGTGGATAAGGTTTCTTTTGATATCCCGGAAGGCTCGGTGTTCGGGATGATCGGGCCGAACGGGGCGGGCAAGACCACGGTATTTAATCTGATTACGGGCAATTACAAACTGGACGGCGGGAGTATCGTTTTTGAGGATCAGGATATTACCAATCGGGTCACCCATAAGATCGTCAAACTGGGCATCGCCCGGACCTTTCAGACCATCCGGCTGTTTGCCAATATGTCGGTGATGGAAAATGTGCTCTCAGGCTATCACTGCCGCATTAAATCCGGGGCGCTGGCAGCCATGTTCCGGATGCCCTGGCAGTATCAAGAGGAGCGCCGGGCCATGGGAAAAGCGTTTGCAGAGCTTAAATTCGTGGGGCTCGCTGAGCAGGCAAGGAATCTGGCCCGAAACCTTTCATACGGCAACCAGCGGCTTTTGGAAATCGCCCGGGCCCTGGCTTCCAACCCCCGACTGCTCATTCTGGATGAGCCGGCCGGCGGTATGAACGAACAGGAGACCGCCAGGCTGGTGGATCTGATTTTCCGGATTCGGGATCGGGGTATTACCGTGCTTTTGATCGAACACGACATGAGCCTGGTGATGAAGGCCTGTGAATACCTGGTGGTCCTCGAATACGGCAAGAAAATCGCCGAAGGGGTCCCCGAGGCGGTCAAGCAGGATCCGCTCGTGATTGAAGCATACCTGGGCAGTGAGGATGAAAACGATGATTTGTAG
- a CDS encoding ABC transporter ATP-binding protein, which produces MLEVKNLEVNYGNVRALHGIDLTVGEGEIVTILGANGAGKSTTLNAICGLVKPRAGEVYFAGEAIHRLPSYKVVAKKITQAPEGRRVFGTLTVQENLNLGAFTSKNPQRIKNSLEWIFELFPRLKERQNQLAGTLSGGEQQMLAIGRALMSNPRLLLLDEPSLGLAPVLVRQIFKTIRQINEAGVTVILVEQNARIALKLAHRGYVMEVGNIVMSDTAGALLEDPDVVQAYLGGAG; this is translated from the coding sequence CTGCTTGAAGTTAAAAATCTGGAGGTCAACTACGGCAATGTCCGCGCCCTTCACGGGATCGATTTGACAGTGGGTGAGGGTGAGATCGTCACCATTTTGGGCGCCAACGGCGCGGGCAAATCCACCACGCTGAACGCCATCTGCGGGCTGGTCAAGCCCCGGGCCGGGGAGGTGTATTTTGCGGGCGAGGCCATCCACCGGCTGCCCTCCTATAAAGTGGTAGCCAAAAAGATAACCCAGGCACCCGAAGGCCGACGGGTCTTTGGCACCCTGACGGTTCAGGAAAACTTGAATCTGGGGGCATTTACTTCGAAGAATCCGCAGCGGATTAAAAACAGCCTGGAATGGATTTTTGAATTGTTTCCGCGGTTAAAGGAGCGGCAGAACCAGCTGGCCGGCACGCTCTCCGGCGGAGAGCAGCAGATGCTCGCCATTGGCCGGGCGCTTATGTCAAACCCCAGGCTTTTGCTGCTCGATGAGCCAAGCCTGGGCCTTGCGCCCGTGCTGGTGCGCCAGATATTTAAAACCATCCGCCAGATCAATGAGGCCGGCGTCACGGTGATTCTAGTGGAGCAGAATGCGCGAATTGCCTTAAAACTCGCCCATCGCGGCTATGTCATGGAGGTCGGCAATATTGTGATGTCTGATACGGCCGGCGCCCTGCTTGAAGATCCGGATGTGGTCCAGGCTTACCTGGGCGGCGCGGGATAG